The genomic stretch TGTTCTTGCCGATAGAGTAGATGAAACCATTGACACAACCATACGACCGAACATCTTTCTAGCGTACTCCGTTTACCCAGAATTGCTGAGTAACGAAGAGTGGAAACGCTGTTTGAGGATCACGCTTGAAAAGCTCTGGCTGCCCTGGGGAGGCATAAGCACCATCGCTAAGGATCATCTTTTATTTTGTTCTCATTCGACCGGTGAAGATAGTAAGAGTTATCATCGAGGAGATTCCTGGTTTTGGATAAACAATCTTGCTGCCTGTTGTCTGCACAAGGTTGATAGGAAAGAATTCCGTACGTACATCGAAAACATAAAGAAAGCCAGTACTGAAGCAATGCTCTATCATGGAAGTATAGGTAATGCTCCTGAACTAAGTTCTGCGTCATCATTACGTGCAGAAGGATGTTGGAATCAAGCATGGAGCAACGCCACGTACATTGAGCTTATGCATGAGATACATACTAGAAAAGTGTAAATGAATTTTAGATATTACAGCGCCACAGATTCACGAAAAATGTTTCTTAATGGTCGTAAGAAGATGTTGGGGTTTTTCAATAAGATAATCTGGCTTTGAGGCTGCTAACAATGATCGAGAGTTGTATCCCCAGCTGACTGAAATAATTGGAATCTGCGCTTTTCTTGCTGCAATAATATCACGCTGTTCATCGCCGATATAGACAACCTCATCCGGACGAAGCTTTTGACGGGCTATGAAATGCTTCAGAGAACGATGTTTCCCAAGGACCGAGCAATCTCCTTGAACCGATAAAAAAATTGAAGCAAGACCAACACGTTCCAGAAAGACAAGAATACTCGATGCCTTGTTCGACGAAAGAATAACAAGGGGATATGTCAGATGCAGTTTCATTAAAACAGGTTTCATGCCAGGTATAAGTTTGACGTTCTCAACGCTATTGTAAAACCGCTTTTTAAAATCATGAACAATAAGTGGAATTTCAAAAAAAGGGATCTGTAATTCATGGATAACCTCTCTGAGTGTCATCCCTCGTAACTTTTCAACATCAGAAATTTTCTTGGTGTGATATTTTCTTGCTAACTCATTGTAAATGGTTATACCAACGTTCTCAGAATCTACTAATGTCCCATCAAAATCAAAGAGGATGTATTTGATCATGCTTAGAATGTTCTGAACAGAAGCAGTAGAGGTATATTAATGCTCCGATTTGTTTGTGCATGGAAAAATAAAAATGCGTCGGCCGGGACTTTCGTTCCGAAGGATTAACCTTTCAGGCATTCGAATTTCCGTTGTGGAACCATGTTTCCACCTTCCCGGATCAAAGGCTTGGAAGGCCTCTATCCTAGCCATTAGACTACCGACGCGTGAGGGGCATGAAAAGAGGTTTCTATATAAAGGTTATTGTCTTTTTGAACATCCCTCCTGTATACAGTAAGGCCTCTGTTTCTGGATAATGTAGTATCAGTTATTCTCTTATAAACATTTACAAAAGATTTATAGGTGTGAGCAGATTTCCTTGTCATAGGGGATGTTCATTGAAAATAGATCCAATTGAATTACCAAATCATTTTTTCACATTAATGAGAGCTTTAGATGTCCGCATACTTGCATATAGTATACAGTCCGGGGGTGAAGGTGTTGAGTCAGTAGTAGAGTTCTTTACTACAAGGGAGGGGTTGGATAAACTTGCAAGCACATACCGCGCTGAAATTGTTCTTCATGGACGTACACCGATTGACGAGATATTCTTTACATCTTCCTCTGTGCCTGAACCAGGGTATGCCGATAGTAGGCCACTCTTCAGACATACAACAAATTCCGCATTTACAAAAGAACCAATAAATATTGAAGACAAATATATACTTTTTCCCTATTCTCCTTCAAATTACGGGGAAGAGCTATAATCCTTTGTCTATTCTCTTCTTTTTCTTACGAATAAGGTCCCTCTGCTTTCTAAACCAGATTTTTGCTGTTGCTGAACGAATTCTTGCGCAAAGATTGTGACTTCCCTTAATCTGGAATGTACTTCAGGATATGGAAGGTGGAAAACCCAAAATAATCAACATCATTAATGACATCATGAAATTGTGTTTTAAGTTCGTTGATAAGATTGATCAGTTCAGGAAGATCCTTGACAATTACCTCCATTTCAAAGTCAGCACCGCCAATGCTTTTATTGACTTGATAGATATGAGGATGCATCTTACAGACTTGAAAGAGTTCTTTATTTCGTTGTGTCGATACTAAATGAAGATCAACACGGTAAGAAACATGATGGAATAAGTAAAGAGCAACAAAAGATAACAACGCTGAAACATGGAGTAAAGAGCGTTAGTGTTGTTTCTGCGTTAGTTTAGCACGTTTGAGTTCTTCCCGAAATTGTGTAAGAAATATATCAAAATCTTGCTTCTTGACAACAACGCCACAGGCATGTTCATGTCCGCCACCTCTGCCTTGGAGTCCATGAAGTGCAGCAGTAATTAGCGGGGGTAAAATGTAATGAGAAGCCCGGACACTACACTTCAGTTCATCATCTTTTTCACGACCAATAATAATGACTTTATCCGGGTACATATAGAGGGCCTCGTTTGAAAGCTCCTTGGTCAAGCTTACCTCATCATCATCATAAGAGTAGAGTAAAACCTCGTCTTGCGTTGCTGACGCTTTTATTTGCTGAAGCTGTGCATCGTAACTTTCCTGTATTTTCTTTGCTCGTTTAAAGAGATATTTCCCTTGAGAGGTTGTCTGGCGAAGGATCTCGTAAGGATCTTCGATTCTCGTCATAATCTTAATTGCTTGGTAAACATCGTGCGTCCGACCCTTCAACATAAAGGCCAAGACACGGATGAGCTCTCCGACGGGCGTACTAAAAAGAGCCTGATCTGGCTGATGAATCCCGTCAGGGAGTAAGTCAGGATACTGCTGCGAAAAAGACGGAGTAAGATGCATCTGCCAATCTGAAATAACACCACAAACTGCTATCCATAGGTCTTGTTGGACAACATCATAACAGATTTTTGAAATACAAGTATTATCCTCTGGATGTTGCTTTCGGGGATTATAGTAATGGACCTGTTTTCGTTCAAGAACTGCATGGTGGTCAATCCAGTACACCGGAACATGAACCTTCTCAAGAAACTCTTCTTCAACCACGGCAATATCCAAAATAAAGATACAATCTGGGTTATACTCCTGCACTTTCCTGACAAAGGTTTCGTCAATGACAGGAGTAGTATTCACCACAACTCCTTTTCCCTCATGAATAAACCGATAGAAGAGAAGAAATGAGCAAAGGCCATCGGGATCACCGTGAAAAAAAAACAAGGGCTTATGGCATTGGGTAAGCTGCTCTCTAATCTCGCGGACCTGTTTCAGCGGAAGTGTCTTATGTGCTGATCTCATCGATTGGGTGAAGATACCGCCCTATTTAAGCTTAATGTCACAGAAATACGACTGCGAAGTGATAAATAAGAGAAAGATTTAAATAGAAGTTCCGTTCCTGCCCCTATAACGTCCCTCAAGAGTAGTTATAGGGGAGTATAGGTGAGAATATGGACGACGACTTAGAATATCTTGCAGACGAAGAAGACCGACGATCAAAAACAAGAAAGGATTTTGCAAAGATCCTCAGCAAGGACGACCTCTCTGACTTTGAAATGGACGCATTATTTTTAGACGAATAAGTATACGTCTTGTGGATATTTCCTGAGAAGCAGAGAAGGAAAAATACCGAAAATACATAAAGCATAAAATAAGGAAATACTTCCTTTTACCCTTCTGGTTTTTCGTTTTTTATAATGTGTATATCACCGTACTATGAAAGATTCAGGATACAAACGCAAATTGGAAAATAAAGAGCCTTCCCTGCTTGACGAGTTGCGACCATCGAACTGGTCTTTTCGTGAGCGATTGTTCTTGATAGGGACACTAGCAGCGTGGTTTACCGGTCTTACTATTGACTACCTCCTTAGTCATCACGATCAACAAACACCTTCTGGAGTGGCTCATTCTCATCGCTACTCTCAAACACATACTCCTCAGAAATCACTCGAGAGATCAGTACAGGAATCACGAGAAGAATCAGTACCGGAACCTTTGTTTGCCAATGAACGAGATGGTGTTGCCTATAGACCAATCGTGCGTGAAGCAATCAATGATTATTTTAGTGATTATGATTTCAGAGGACACGAACAAGAACTAAAAACAGGTATAGAAAGGCTTGTGCTCAGTATGTTTATTCAGGAATCAAGGGTTAGCCATTTTGACGAGAATGGACGAGTAATACACTCACCAAAAGGGGCAGTGGGTGTGGGCCAACATATGCGAATTAATGTACAGGATTTAGGAAACCGTGGTTATGAATTTACCTGGCGGGGTGTGCAACGTCCCAGGCAGAACGCACAGGCAACTGTTGCCACGGTCCGTGAAAGATTTAGGGATTTTAACATAAGACCTGAAGGAGATCATTTTAAGGAATCAGATCTCTACAAAGTAGGTGCTTCGTACAATGGGGGAGTAACCAGAGTAACAGAGGCTTGCGAACGATCAAGAAGTACTGATTTTGAACAATACCTCAGTCCACGTTATGTCGGTGGTGCTAGTGGAGAAACGCTCCCCTATACACGAGGGCTCGTTGCCTTGATGGCAATGTATGATCCAGCACAGGTCACTGACGCAGGAATTCTTACTGCTCATTTTGGTCCTTATACCGATCCTCTTCACCACGAAAATGGATTCAGATATTGGATTACCTTTCTTCCTGCAGAGGCAGGTGTAGCAGGAGATCCAGTCTATGCCCCTTATCCGGGGAAAGTTGTTTTTGCAGGAAAAAAAAGAGAGGCAACAGGATACGGAAAGTATATCAAATTAGCATTAGAAGGAGAAGGGATTAAGGAAGGAGCCTATGTTTATCTCATGGATCTCGATGAGATTAAGGTAAGGAGAGGTAGCAAGGTTACTGCGGGCCAACAGATTGGAACCATGGGTGATTCCGGCATTGACTATGTTGCAGCACGCCTGATGATTACCTTTGAAGGACAGAATTATCGTGTTCAGACAGCGAGAAGTAATCATCCGAGGTACATTGACCCTGGTTTATTTTATGCTGGACCATCACGGTTAGCTACAGTAACAGAAGAGGCACCACCAGAGATAGAATCCAAAGAAAGTTCAGTGATGGGCTTACCGATAACAGGAATAACACATCTCATCGGAGTTGCCAAAGAAACTCCACGAGAAGCATGGCTCGATGGCCGAGAGCGTGTTGTCAAAGAGTGCTTAGCACTCAGGGATTATTCTGCTGCAATTGAAGTGTATAAAACTATGCTCCCTGTTGTTGACAATCGTTCTCCTATTGAAGAAAAGATAAGGACGCTTGAGCACGCCTATCAAAAATAAGTTTGCATCAAACCACTTCTTGTTCATAATTATTATATATTTCTCATCCATTCCCGTTGTGATGAAACCACCTTGGTTTAAAGCTTTACCATTATTAAGCAACCATGAAGAGCACTTCTCACGACAGGTGTATTTTCCATTGAAAAGCCGTTTGTTTGAAAAGCTACAAACAGAAACAGCGACAGGATTCCAGGGAAGTAGTCCGAATGTTTTTGTGGGGAGGTTTGGATATCCCCAGGTAAATGTCGGCATTCTTAGCCCTCCAGAACAACATGAGGAAGCATGGAAACATGATGCACCAAAATACTGGGCTGGAGAGAATTATCGCATTCCCCAAGTTATTGATTTACGAGGTTCATTGATCAATGCACGCTTTGGCGCACACATTACCGACGCGCGCAAAACACAGAAACTTCTGGAGCTATGCAAAGAAATAGGAATGGCAAAGAAGCCAGTTGATGTTGAGGTTAACTTGAGTGAAAAACCGCAGCTGAGAATAAATCAAGAGCCCCGTTTAGGAGTTTATGGGCCAAAGGGAAAGTTGAAAAGTGCTGTTATTACAAGCAATCCATCGATTGGGCAAAAAGTAGAAAAAGTGGTTGCTGAGGATGATCTTAAGGCAAATGAAGGCATGATGTACCTGTACAAAGCAGGCTATGATGAACAATTTTTAACAAAACTTCTTTCCATTGGCAATCTTGGTATAAAGGCTGAACGAAAACTTGTTCCAACACGATGGTCTATTACTGCATCTGATGACATTATTGCAAAAAATCTTCTCAAAAAAGTACGAGATTTCCCGTTGACCGAGCATATGGCTTACTTTGGTGGCTATCTCGGCAATTATTACCTGATTCTTTTTTTTCCACAGATGTGGGGATATGAGCTTTTCGAGACCTATGCACCACAAACAAACAGCGAGATAAAATATTCAACAGATTATGAAGGTTATGCAGGAAGAACAACCTATGCAGAACATACGGTTGGAGGATACTATGCATGCCGTCTTGCTCTTGTAGAAAAATTGATGGCAATGAAACACCAGGCAGCGGTACTAGCACTACGTTTTATTACCGATGACTACTACACCCCGCTTGGCGTTTGGGTCGTGAGACAGAGCACACGAAAAGCCTTGGAAAGTAAACCCATTTCCTTCTCTGATAAAGAGTTACTGATCCACTATGTACGAATTTTTGTCAAAAAAAGATTCCACATGGACGCTGACCAGCTTCTTAACAAAAGCCTTCTCCTCAAAACAATAACACAAAAAAGATTAGACGCGTTTGTTTAACCGTACTCACTATAAGAACTATAGGAGAAGAGTTTTTAATTTCGCAATATTTAATAAGATGAACTTGTAAATTAAGCAATATGATGAGAAAAGTTGTTGTTATTAGTGGTGGAACAGAAGGGATAGGTAAAGCAACCGTTGTTCAACTTCTTAGTGAAGGATTCAATGTTGTGACGTTTTCAAGAGAGAATAATAGATGTAAGAGTTTGAACAATGAATTAAAGAAAAATTTCGATTCTGAGACATTTATAGTTATGCAGGCTGATGTTACCAATGAAAAAGACATGAGTAATATCGTGAATAAAGCGATTCAAAAATTCAAGAAAATCGATGTGTTGATTAATAATGCAGGCTTTGGATATTTTGTTGCTTGTGATAGAGTAGATATAAAAAGATTTCAAGAGATGGTACAAACAAATATAGTTGGTGTAGCATTGCTAACAAAATTAACAGTTCCCTATCTGAAAAAGCAAAATTCTGGATTAATAATAAATCTCGTTTCAATCTCTGGAAAAATGGCATTTGCGCAAGGTGAGTTTTACAGTGCTACAAAGTTTGCCTTAATGGGTTATTCAGAAGGGATAAGGAAAGAGCTAAAAGATTATGGAATAAAAGTAAGCACCTTATGCCCTGGAATGATAAAGACAAATTTCTTTGATGAAAAAGAGCTTGAGAGGCGTAAAAAACTTAACAGTGGCCAACTCCCAACATTTCTGGAAGTCGAAGATGTTGTCAGAGTAATTAGTTTTGTTTGTCATCAGTCCCCCCATTCTGATATTCAAGATGTAACAATAATGCCTTTTTAGTACAGGCTATCGTTTTCTTAGTGTTTGGCTCATCGGAAAAATTCACGGTAAGTATATACTTTGATAGTTTATATATTACTTTTTTTATATTTTTTTACTATTTATCTAGTAACATTTAAATATTAGTATAAATTAAGTAATACTATGATAATCTATAACCCCCATAATATAAGAGTAATGGAAGAAAGAATCAAAAGAGCACAAGTCCTCTTAGATCAAATGCCAATGAAATACTGCTTCATAACAGGATCGTTCATTCATAAGGAAAAATATAGGGATATTGATCTCTTTGTGATAACGAGATCAAAAAAAGAAATAAAAAAGAACAGTAAACAGGTAAAAATAGCTATTATTGACTTTAATGATTTGTATTCGTTATTCTATCATTCTGTCTCAAAAAGTTGTATCGCAAAAAATATTCTTCCAATGAAACCACTTAAAATTACCATGTCAGATTACTGGCATGTTGTCAACGAAGCAGTTCCTACGCTTCTCAATCAAAAAAACAAATTTCATAAAGATGTTCGTTTTCTTGTCCTTTACACTGAATATTTTAAGACAAAGGAAGTCTTGGATACGTTTCAATTAGATAAGAGAATTAAGCTTTTTAGAAACTATGAGGAGGTCTTAAAATACATTAAAGAACATGTTCCAGAGGTAATAAATCAACAGAGAAAAAAATCTTATTTAAAAAGATTCTTTTATACACAATCAGGGTACTATAGAGATCTTCGTGATTATGATGCACAAAACTTTTTATATGATCTCACGCACACAATAACAAAAGGTTTCTCACATGGTTAGTCCTGAAGATTTCAAAAATAAAGTCGAAAAGCTGATTTTACAAAGTTATAAAGTAGAATTCTTAGGTAAAAACTTTGATCAGATAGTATCTCTCCTTACAGACACCAAAGCTGAGAAGATCTATCAATGGGTCGAAGAAGTAGTAAGGAACAAAATTCAGCCAATTCTTGTTGGATCAAAAAAAGCGTACAAAGAATGGACAGTAAGCGAACTTCTTACATTTCGCTATCCCCTTCGCATAGGAAACACTGATTACAGAATTATGTTCGTGAAAGTAAAAAATTCGATTTATATTGAGTTTCATTTAGGAGATCATCATTATTATGACAAAGTAAGAAAAGATCTTGATCTGAAGAAAGGAAGTTACTAATCCGATTTTCATGGATTTGATCATGTGCACCATGAAACAATCACATAGTTATATAAATCAGAGAAACCTGTGAATCAATATGGTCACCAAAATAAAAGAATTATACCGATGTGAAGAATGCAAATTGTTCTATAAAGATAGTTCATTTGCTAAAAAGTGTGAAGCGTGGTGTAGAAAAAATAAGTCCTGTAACCTAGAAATCACGAAACATGCGACGACTGCCTGAAATTGAGTGCTACGCCAATGCATCATCCATGAAAAAGGTACAGGTATCTAAGAAGACCTTCTCTTGAAAATGCCTTTATTGATCTGTTTTGCCCATTGCATGCTTTCCTTTGCAGAAAGACCGAGAACAATACGCTTGTAAGGAGCATTCTGTAATTCAACAGTTAATCCATACATTCCATGTTTAACATACCAAAATTCTTTTCCTTTATCTGTCCAAAATGTTCCTGCCTTCAGAAAAAAAGGAATGTATGTACCAACCCGAAACCATGTCCAATGTTTCCAAGGAATAGAAGCATCAGCTAAAAGAATACAGTTCCTCGGGATGGTTAATGTGCCTTTTAGAGCAGCTACTTTCTCGAGACCTGCAAAAACAATCACGAGCGTATCTTGAGTAAGACGTATCTCCATTCTCAAGCGAGAGTTACCCTTGCTTAAATAATTATGGATAACAATCAGGAAGTATAATAAACGATTAGTTTAAACTATTTAGCATTACAGCGGCAATAATGGCGGTGCGACGGTCATTTTGTAACGCAAAATGCCCTACGAGTCACCCCATAAGGGACCCCGACTCATCGCACGCCACGCAAACTCATGAAAATCCGTTGGATTTTCAGGATCCTCGAAAACTAAGTTTCCGGGAAACCGGAAATTCAAAGAATTTCCCAGTTCACCGAAAATGCCATGCATTTTCGCGTGTTTACCAAAGTTTGATCAATGGGTGTAACATGAAGTTGCACGTCGCGGCCTTCGTGTTGCCTTAATAGCCGCGCCGAAGAGCTTCATGCTCTTCCTTGCGTGTCAACTGAGCGTAACCAGTTGCGGGGTGTGCGTAGGATTGCTCGCTGAGCAAATACTTAAAAAGAACTAATGATTTCCCTGATTGATGGCTGATATATCTGACCTCACCGGTGGGATTCCAGCACTGGAAGCATTTGCAGAACAAGCAATGAGTATGCATGATGCCGCGATTGCAACTGCACGTACCTCACGCGTTGATATGTCGGTCTATCCCGATATTGTACAGGAGTTAGGATCACTTGCTGACCGAGTTACTGGAGAAGTACCGGGCTATGTCCTTGGTCGTAAGACTGGTCGTTGGGATGTTGATACCACCAAAAGAACACTTACCTTTCATCCTCTTCATGAAAGAGGCATTGAGAATGCACCCGTTTATATTCAGGGGATCTTTTATGGAGCTGCTGGTGTTCTCCATCTGCTTCCACGAGCGAGTATTATTGCAGCTCTTCGTGCTGAATTTGAACGTGAACACCCTTTCCGTCCAGAGGATCACTATTCTGGACTTCTCGCTTTACGGGAGTCTTTACACGACACGCAAGTGTATGGGATTGAAATCTCTCTTCAAGAAGATCATGAGCTTGGCAGAGCCTTTGCTCTAGCGATTGAGCAAAGTCCCCTACGAGACCAGCTTTTGGAACGGACTACGGTAGCAAATAGTGTACCAAGAGAGTATGGTTTTGAGCGAAAGATCTTGTATGTACCCGTAACAGAAGCGGAAAGACAGGACGTTATTCTTCTTTAGGGATTTATTATAGTCTTAATTTTGCATGCTCAATACAACCGTAGGGTTAGGGATGATGCTCGAGGTGAAATCCAAAACCTATAAATATCAGTATTACGATATAGTTTTTTATTGGATCTGTGCAAATGGGTCCTTGGATGAGCTAGAACAGCTTGTTCAGCAATGATTTTGAGACACTATTGCATAGAACAGCCCGACACGAGAGTACTCAATGGAGCTTACGCTGATTGCAAGCAATGAGCTTGGGAGTTAGTGTTTCGGGCAACAATCCTTTTAACACTTACAAAGTTTCATTTGGAGCAAGCATTCAAGTTCATTTGTTCCTAAATCACCTAAACTCTCTGATTTAAGGGGAAAAAGGCCGAATTTTGCCTGTTTCATTAGTTTAGTAGCTTGATCTGCTTGTTCTTAGAGTGCTTACGATTATTGCGAAAGCAATCAATAAGTAAAAACAGTAAATAAACAGTAAACACAACTATCAAAGTGAGAATCATGCTCATCTTTTCATTACCTCTTTATGAACGGTATGATTAGAGATACGAGTAGAGAGCTCTTTCTCGCTTTGTTGTGGAGGGAAGACCATGGCAAAGATTAGCCAAGTATCGGCAAAGTATATCATTCATTCCAGTATTGATATCGAAGGCGTTGTTGACCGGCCTGATGTTATCGGTGCAATATTTGGACAAACTGAAGGGCTTCTTGGTGCAGACCTTGAGCTAAGAGAGCTTCAACGGAGTGGACGTATCGGTCGTATTGAGGTAAACGTTGATACCAGAGGAGGAAAAACTAAAGGTAACATTGTTATTCCTTCAAGCCTTGATAAAGCAGAGACGGCTATTGTTGGTGCTGCCCTAGAGATTATCCAACGAATTGGCCCTTGTAATGCCAAGATTAGGGTTGAAAACATCGAAGATGTTCGTATTTCAAAGCGAACCTTTGTCATCAATAGAGCAAAGGAACTTCTCAAAAATCTTATGGACAGTGTCATGCCTGATTCTCAGGAACTGGCAGATGAGGTTGCTTACTCTGTCCGTGTTATGGAAATTCAGGAATATGGTAATGACCGTCTTCCTGCAGGACCAACGGTTGATGAGTCTGATGAGGTTATTGTCGTTGAAGGACGGGCAGATGTCCTTAACTTGTTAAAGCATGGCATTAAAAATTCTATTGCTATTAATGGAACCAATGTCCCTGAAACCCTCATTGACTTAAGCAAAAAAAAGGTTCTGACTGCCTTTGTTGACGGTGATCGTGGTGGAGATCTCATCATCAAGGAACTGATCAGTGTTGCTGAGATCGATTATGTGACCAAGGCTCCCGACGGAAAAGAAGTTGAGGAGATAACCAAGAAAGAGATTCATAAAGCACTGAGAAGTAAAGTCTCTGTGGAGCAAATTAAGCTAGAGGGTAATGGAAAGCCACAGTTCAGTAGCAAGCCAAAGCTCCGTCCGCTTATGAGACAACCTATTGATGAACAACAGCCACAACCGCAGGCACAAGTGCAGAGACCACAGCAACCACGGTATCCTCCACAACAGAGACCTCAATCCCCGCCGCAGGGAAGGTTATCTGATGAGGAAAAGAAAAAGTTTAAGGATTTACTTGAGGATCTCATCGGAACACGAGGAGCCTATATCCTTGATGATAAGCTGAATATCCTTGGAAAAGTGCCGTACAGCGAACTCTTGCCAACCATCAAGAACTTAGATTCAAAGGTCTATGCAGTTATCTTTGATGGTGTTGTTGATAAGACCCTTGTTACTGTTGCAGAAAAGATCAATGTCACGTATCTGATAGCAATGGACACGAAAGTGAAGGGTTCAGAAACACGCATTACCTTGTTGACTGAAGCGAACTTAGCATAAAGCATTGTTGGCTGTTCGTTTAAGCACAAAGAAATGTTTTTTATATGAAAGCCCTTCAGTTACCGAAGGGCAGCGTTCTTTCATGAAAACTATCTTTCCTTCGATAAGCACGGTCAGAAGCCCATCGCTATTCATCCAGAGGACGAGGGCTAATATCAGTCGTTAAAGCCCTATAGAGCAGAAGTCGAGGCAATGGTTGTCCGTCTTCTGAACAATCTCTCTGCTCAAATGTTGTTGGCGTGATAAATATCTCCTCTTCTCTTCCTCCCTTAGGAAGACTTCGTAGGTACACAATGTCTATGGGTGTCGAGACCGTATCAATAGGGGCTAGGTGTATGAATGCTTTATTTCTCCAGAGACCTTTTTTATAATGACTAGGAAGTCCTTCTGGACAAGTAACCTTGGTTCTATCATCAAAGGCTTGATGAAGTCGTTGAAGAAGCCATTCATCACGGTTAGCAATATACCCACTTGACCACCACATATTGGTCACTACCATGAGATCAATGTCTGGCCGTATCCCTTGTTTGGTGATTTGCCCTCCAATAACATACACCG from Candidatus Woesearchaeota archaeon encodes the following:
- a CDS encoding HAD-IA family hydrolase; the encoded protein is MIKYILFDFDGTLVDSENVGITIYNELARKYHTKKISDVEKLRGMTLREVIHELQIPFFEIPLIVHDFKKRFYNSVENVKLIPGMKPVLMKLHLTYPLVILSSNKASSILVFLERVGLASIFLSVQGDCSVLGKHRSLKHFIARQKLRPDEVVYIGDEQRDIIAARKAQIPIISVSWGYNSRSLLAASKPDYLIEKPQHLLTTIKKHFS
- a CDS encoding DHH family phosphoesterase; this encodes MRSAHKTLPLKQVREIREQLTQCHKPLFFFHGDPDGLCSFLLFYRFIHEGKGVVVNTTPVIDETFVRKVQEYNPDCIFILDIAVVEEEFLEKVHVPVYWIDHHAVLERKQVHYYNPRKQHPEDNTCISKICYDVVQQDLWIAVCGVISDWQMHLTPSFSQQYPDLLPDGIHQPDQALFSTPVGELIRVLAFMLKGRTHDVYQAIKIMTRIEDPYEILRQTTSQGKYLFKRAKKIQESYDAQLQQIKASATQDEVLLYSYDDDEVSLTKELSNEALYMYPDKVIIIGREKDDELKCSVRASHYILPPLITAALHGLQGRGGGHEHACGVVVKKQDFDIFLTQFREELKRAKLTQKQH
- a CDS encoding M23 family metallopeptidase, with amino-acid sequence MKDSGYKRKLENKEPSLLDELRPSNWSFRERLFLIGTLAAWFTGLTIDYLLSHHDQQTPSGVAHSHRYSQTHTPQKSLERSVQESREESVPEPLFANERDGVAYRPIVREAINDYFSDYDFRGHEQELKTGIERLVLSMFIQESRVSHFDENGRVIHSPKGAVGVGQHMRINVQDLGNRGYEFTWRGVQRPRQNAQATVATVRERFRDFNIRPEGDHFKESDLYKVGASYNGGVTRVTEACERSRSTDFEQYLSPRYVGGASGETLPYTRGLVALMAMYDPAQVTDAGILTAHFGPYTDPLHHENGFRYWITFLPAEAGVAGDPVYAPYPGKVVFAGKKREATGYGKYIKLALEGEGIKEGAYVYLMDLDEIKVRRGSKVTAGQQIGTMGDSGIDYVAARLMITFEGQNYRVQTARSNHPRYIDPGLFYAGPSRLATVTEEAPPEIESKESSVMGLPITGITHLIGVAKETPREAWLDGRERVVKECLALRDYSAAIEVYKTMLPVVDNRSPIEEKIRTLEHAYQK
- a CDS encoding SDR family oxidoreductase, which produces MMRKVVVISGGTEGIGKATVVQLLSEGFNVVTFSRENNRCKSLNNELKKNFDSETFIVMQADVTNEKDMSNIVNKAIQKFKKIDVLINNAGFGYFVACDRVDIKRFQEMVQTNIVGVALLTKLTVPYLKKQNSGLIINLVSISGKMAFAQGEFYSATKFALMGYSEGIRKELKDYGIKVSTLCPGMIKTNFFDEKELERRKKLNSGQLPTFLEVEDVVRVISFVCHQSPHSDIQDVTIMPF
- a CDS encoding DNA primase, producing the protein MAKISQVSAKYIIHSSIDIEGVVDRPDVIGAIFGQTEGLLGADLELRELQRSGRIGRIEVNVDTRGGKTKGNIVIPSSLDKAETAIVGAALEIIQRIGPCNAKIRVENIEDVRISKRTFVINRAKELLKNLMDSVMPDSQELADEVAYSVRVMEIQEYGNDRLPAGPTVDESDEVIVVEGRADVLNLLKHGIKNSIAINGTNVPETLIDLSKKKVLTAFVDGDRGGDLIIKELISVAEIDYVTKAPDGKEVEEITKKEIHKALRSKVSVEQIKLEGNGKPQFSSKPKLRPLMRQPIDEQQPQPQAQVQRPQQPRYPPQQRPQSPPQGRLSDEEKKKFKDLLEDLIGTRGAYILDDKLNILGKVPYSELLPTIKNLDSKVYAVIFDGVVDKTLVTVAEKINVTYLIAMDTKVKGSETRITLLTEANLA